The Desmodus rotundus isolate HL8 chromosome 3, HLdesRot8A.1, whole genome shotgun sequence genome includes a region encoding these proteins:
- the KCNA5 gene encoding potassium voltage-gated channel subfamily A member 5 — protein sequence MEISLVPLENGGAMTVRGDGEARAGCGQAAGGELQCPSTAGLSDGPKEPAPRRCGAQRGAEPGGRPVPPLPQERPQPRQLPARDEEAEGDPTHGMAEAPVQSARALHHQRVLINISGLRFETQLGTLAQFPNTLLGDPAKRLRYFDPLRNEYFFDRNRPSFDGILYYYQSGGRLRRPVNVSLDVFADEIRFYQLGDEAMQRFREDEGFIKDEEKPLPRNEFQRQVWLIFEYPESSGSARAIAIVSVLVILVSIITFCLETLPEFRDERELLRHPSAPQAPAGPARGDNGSGAVAPPFGPTVAPLLPRTLADPFFIVETTCVIWFTFELLVRFFACPSKAEFSRNIMNIIDVVAIFPYFITLGTELAEPPGGGGGGGQNGQQAMSLAILRVIRLVRVFRIFKLSRHSKGLQILGKTLQASMRELGLLIFFLFIGVILFSSAVYFAEADNQETHFSSIPDAFWWAVVTMTTVGYGDMRPITVGGKIVGSLCAIAGVLTIALPVPVIVSNFNYFYHRETDHEEQATLKEEQGSQSQGTGPDSRGQRKASWNKGSFCKESLENSERVPRDSCSLEKCNLKAKSNVDLRRSLYALCLDTSRETDL from the coding sequence ATGGAGATCTCCCTGGTGCCCCTGGAGAACGGCGGGGCCATGACTGTCAGAGGAGATGGCGAGGCCCGGGCAGGCTGTGGCCAAGCCGCAGGGGGAGAGCTCCAGTGCCCCTCGACGGCTGGGCTCAGCGATGGACCCAAAGAACCAGCGCCGAGAAGGTGCGGCGCGCAGAGGGGCGCGGAGCCGGGAGGGCGGCCTGTGCCACCGCTGCCCCAGGAACGGCCGCAGCCTAGACAGCTTCCAGCGCGGGACGAGGAGGCAGAAGGCGACCCCACCCACGGCATGGCGGAGGCCCCGGTGCAGAGCGCGCGGGCCCTTCACCACCAGCGCGTCCTCATCAACATCTCCGGGCTGCGCTTCGAGACGCAGCTGGGCACCCTGGCGCAGTTCCCCAACACCCTCCTGGGGGACCCGGCCAAGCGCCTGCGCTACTTCGACCCCTTGAGAAATGAGTACTTCTTCGACCGCAACCGGCCCAGCTTCGACGGTATCCTTTACTATTACCAGTCGGGGGGGCGGCTGCGGAGGCCGGTCAACGTCTCCCTGGACGTGTTCGCAGATGAGATCCGCTTCTACCAGCTGGGGGACGAGGCCATGCAGCGCTTCCGGGAGGACGAGGGCTTCATTAAAGACGAGGAGAAGCCCCTGCCCCGCAACGAGTTCCAGCGCCAGGTGTGGCTCATCTTTGAATACCCTGAGAGCTCCGGGTCCGCACGGGCCATCGCCATCGTCTCGGTCTTGGTCATCCTCGTCTCTATCATCACATTCTGCTTGGAGACCTTGCCCGAGTTCAGGGATGAACGCGAGCTGCTGCGCCACCCCTCTGCGCCCCAAGCGCCTGCTGGGCCGGCCCGGGGCGACAACGGCAGCGGGGCCGTGGCGCCTCCCTTTGGCCCAACGGTGGCACCTCTCCTGCCTAGGACCCTGGCGGACCCCTTCTTCATCGTGGAGACCACGTGTGTCATCTGGTTCACCTTTGAGCTGCTCGTGCGCTTCTTCGCCTGCCCCAGCAAGGCAGAGTTCTCTCGGAACATCATGAATATCATCGATGTGGTGGCCATCTTCCCCTACTTTATCACCTTGGGCACGGAGCTGGCGGAACCGCCAGGGGgcggcggagggggcggccagaaTGGACAGCAGGCCATGTCCCTGGCCATCCTCCGAGTGATCCGCCTGGTCCGGGTGTTCCGCATCTTCAAGCTCTCCCGCCACTCCAAGGGGCTGCAGATCCTGGGCAAGACCCTGCAGGCTTCCATGAGGGAGCTGGGCCTgctcatcttcttcctcttcatcgGAGTCATCCTCTTTTCTAGTGCTGTCTATTTCGCAGAAGCTGACAACCAGGAGACCCATTTCTCTAGCATCCCGGATGCCTTCTGGTGGGCAGTAGTCACCATGACTACGGTGGGCTATGGGGACATGCGGCCAATCACTGTTGGGGGCAAGATCGTGGGCTCACTGTGTGCCATCGCTGGGGTCCTCACCATCGCCCTGCCGGTGCCCGTCATTGTCTCCAACTTCAACTACTTCTACCACCGCGAGACGGACCACGAGGAGCAGGCAACCCTTAAGGAGGAGCAGGGCAGCCAGAGCCAAGGGACAGGGCCGGACAGCAGAGGCCAGCGGAAGGCCAGCTGGAACAAAGGGTCGTTCTGCAAGGAGTCCCTGGAAAATTCAGAGAGAGTCCCGAGGGACAGCTGCTCCCTAGAGAAGTGTAACCTCAAGGCCAAGAGCAATGTGGACTTGCGGAGGTCCCTGTATGCCCTCTGCCTGGACACCAGCCGGGAGACAGATTTGTAA